One stretch of Geoalkalibacter ferrihydriticus DSM 17813 DNA includes these proteins:
- the uvrB gene encoding excinuclease ABC subunit UvrB, with product MARFELVTSYQPRGDQPQAIAELVEGVNRGDHHQVLLGVTGSGKTFTMANVAAALNRPTLVLAPNKTLAAQLYGEFKELFPNNAVEYFVSYYDYYQPEAYIPTTDTFIEKDSAINEEIDKLRHSATRSLLTRRDVLIVASVSCIYGLGSPEAYNGMLIELAVGLELDRNALLRRLVEIQFQRNDIDFHRGTFRVRGDVVEIFPAYEEARALRVTFFGDEIEEIAEIDPLRGKIIDKLPRVYVFPASHYVATQPTLERAIKEIQEDLRLRLTELRATNRLVEAQRLEQRTLFDIEMMEEMGYCQGIENYSRYMENRAPGSAPATLLDYFPDDGLLFIDESHVTVSQVGGMYRGDRSRKQTLVDYGFRLPAALDNRPLTFEEFEARQFQTVYVSATPGNFELQKAQGVIVEQIVRPTGLVDPPIEVRPAQNQVDDLIHELRATIAQGYRVLVTTLTKRMSEDLTGYLEELGLRVRYLHSDIKTVERMEILRDLRKGVFDVLIGINLLREGLDIPEVALVAILDADKEGFLRSERSLIQTCGRAARNVDGHVIMYADRITRSMQACIDETGRRREAQLAYNAEHGITPESVKKSLRSILEDIAERGDYVDLPLAAEEETEYRSPEQLRKDIARLKKDMLTAAAALEFERAAELRDRMLVLEKKELALRG from the coding sequence ATGGCTCGCTTCGAACTCGTAACCTCTTACCAGCCGCGCGGCGATCAGCCCCAAGCCATTGCCGAACTGGTCGAAGGGGTGAACCGCGGTGACCATCATCAGGTATTGCTCGGCGTGACCGGCTCGGGAAAAACCTTCACCATGGCCAACGTTGCAGCGGCCTTGAATCGCCCGACCCTGGTGCTGGCACCCAACAAGACCCTGGCCGCCCAACTCTACGGCGAATTCAAGGAACTGTTTCCCAACAACGCCGTCGAATATTTCGTCAGTTACTACGATTACTATCAGCCCGAGGCTTATATCCCCACCACCGATACCTTCATCGAGAAGGATTCGGCGATCAACGAAGAAATTGACAAACTGCGCCACAGCGCCACCCGTTCCCTGCTCACCCGGCGCGACGTGCTCATTGTCGCCTCGGTGTCGTGCATCTATGGCTTGGGTTCGCCTGAGGCCTACAACGGTATGCTCATCGAGCTGGCGGTGGGGCTCGAACTTGATCGCAACGCGTTGCTGCGTCGTCTGGTGGAGATCCAGTTCCAGCGCAACGACATCGATTTTCATCGCGGCACCTTTCGCGTGCGCGGCGATGTGGTGGAAATTTTTCCCGCCTACGAAGAGGCGCGTGCCTTGCGCGTGACCTTCTTCGGCGACGAGATCGAGGAAATCGCCGAGATTGACCCCTTGCGCGGCAAGATTATCGACAAGCTGCCGCGCGTCTATGTGTTTCCGGCCAGCCATTACGTAGCCACCCAGCCGACCCTGGAGCGTGCCATCAAGGAGATTCAGGAAGATCTGCGTCTGCGGCTCACGGAATTGCGCGCCACCAACCGTCTGGTGGAAGCGCAGCGCCTCGAACAGCGCACCCTCTTTGATATCGAGATGATGGAAGAGATGGGCTACTGCCAGGGCATCGAAAATTATTCGCGCTATATGGAAAACCGCGCGCCGGGATCGGCACCGGCGACCCTGCTTGATTACTTTCCCGACGACGGTCTGCTGTTCATCGATGAGAGCCACGTCACCGTTTCCCAGGTGGGCGGCATGTATCGCGGCGACCGCTCGCGCAAGCAGACCCTGGTGGACTATGGTTTCCGCCTGCCGGCGGCTCTCGATAACCGGCCTCTGACCTTCGAAGAATTCGAGGCGCGCCAGTTCCAGACCGTTTACGTCTCGGCCACTCCCGGCAATTTTGAATTGCAAAAAGCCCAGGGTGTCATCGTTGAGCAGATCGTGCGCCCCACCGGCCTGGTCGATCCACCTATCGAAGTGCGCCCGGCGCAGAACCAGGTGGACGATCTTATCCACGAATTGCGCGCCACTATCGCTCAAGGCTATCGGGTGCTGGTCACCACCCTGACCAAGCGCATGTCCGAGGATCTGACCGGTTATCTCGAAGAACTGGGCCTGCGCGTGCGCTACCTGCATTCGGACATCAAAACCGTGGAGCGCATGGAAATCTTGCGCGATCTGCGCAAGGGGGTGTTCGACGTGCTCATCGGCATCAATCTGCTGCGCGAGGGCCTGGATATCCCCGAGGTGGCCCTGGTGGCGATTCTCGATGCAGACAAGGAGGGTTTTCTGCGCTCCGAGCGCTCGCTCATCCAGACCTGCGGGCGCGCCGCGCGCAACGTCGACGGCCACGTCATCATGTACGCCGACCGTATCACCCGCTCCATGCAGGCCTGCATCGACGAAACCGGCCGCCGCCGCGAAGCCCAGCTCGCCTACAACGCCGAGCACGGCATCACGCCCGAATCGGTGAAGAAATCCCTGCGCTCGATTCTCGAGGACATCGCCGAACGGGGCGATTATGTGGATTTGCCTCTGGCCGCCGAGGAAGAAACCGAATACCGCTCCCCCGAGCAGCTGCGCAAAGACATCGCGCGCCTCAAAAAAGACATGCTCACCGCGGCCGCCGCCCTCGAATTCGAGCGCGCCGCCGAACTGCGCGACCGCATGCTGGTGCTGGAGAAAAAGGAATTGGCGTTGCGCGGGTGA
- a CDS encoding mechanosensitive ion channel family protein, translating to MIVTRNFQRPRRSLLQNLALRFVFSVLIFGFQISSALAQQKPAQEERSAAPIGESTAVAERIEVQPVSSDQAIDRRLTRIFEATGWFSDVSVQVQEGVAFLDGRTDSADHRVWAGELARKTSDVVAVVNRIQVTESSPWDFSPAVNELQFLWMWTLQRLPRLVIGLLVMFVAGSLAWLAAHGARRTLGQQMNPLLRDVVARVLSIFILLIGVYLVLQVVGLSRLAATVLGGTGLIGLVVGIAFRDILENYLSSILISIRNPFRIGDLVEIGGHIGVVQLVTTRGTVLMNLDGNHVQIPNSMVYKNIIRNFTANPNRRESFEVGIGFENRLSIAQEVVRDVLSGHPAVLKDPEALVLVDRLGAATVNLKITFWYDGSAYNGPKVKSSLIRMVKRVLQDQGISMPDEAREILFPEGVSVRMLEALPPKHQNELPKETVSPVGTEVVATGAEGSLVSEDEQLREQGRKSRIPEEGENLFVDNPAQ from the coding sequence ATGATCGTTACGCGAAATTTTCAACGGCCTCGGAGGTCGCTCCTGCAAAATCTCGCTCTGCGGTTTGTCTTCAGCGTTCTTATCTTCGGGTTCCAGATCAGTTCCGCTCTTGCCCAACAGAAACCGGCTCAGGAGGAGAGATCCGCGGCCCCTATCGGGGAGAGCACAGCGGTCGCCGAGCGGATCGAGGTTCAACCGGTCTCCAGCGACCAGGCGATCGACAGGCGTCTGACCAGAATATTTGAAGCGACCGGCTGGTTCTCTGATGTCAGCGTGCAGGTCCAAGAAGGGGTGGCATTTCTCGACGGACGCACCGACTCGGCGGACCATCGAGTCTGGGCCGGGGAGTTGGCCAGAAAGACCAGCGACGTGGTGGCGGTGGTTAATCGTATTCAGGTGACGGAAAGTTCCCCCTGGGATTTTTCCCCTGCCGTCAATGAGCTGCAGTTCCTCTGGATGTGGACCTTGCAGAGGCTGCCGCGCCTCGTGATCGGGTTGCTGGTGATGTTCGTGGCTGGAAGCCTCGCCTGGTTAGCGGCGCACGGTGCGAGGAGGACTCTTGGGCAGCAGATGAATCCTCTGCTACGTGATGTGGTTGCGCGGGTTCTGAGCATATTTATTCTTTTGATTGGGGTGTATCTGGTACTCCAGGTGGTTGGCCTCTCACGCCTTGCCGCCACGGTCCTCGGCGGTACGGGACTCATCGGTCTGGTGGTCGGGATCGCCTTTCGCGATATTCTGGAGAACTATCTGTCCAGCATTTTGATCAGCATCCGTAATCCTTTCCGTATCGGCGATCTGGTGGAGATTGGCGGACACATCGGCGTCGTGCAACTGGTAACAACCCGCGGTACGGTGCTGATGAATCTGGACGGCAACCATGTCCAGATCCCCAACTCGATGGTCTACAAAAACATTATCCGCAACTTCACAGCCAATCCCAATCGCCGCGAGAGCTTCGAGGTCGGGATCGGCTTTGAGAACAGGCTGTCAATTGCCCAGGAGGTTGTCAGGGACGTTCTCAGTGGACACCCCGCAGTGCTCAAGGATCCGGAGGCCCTGGTTCTGGTCGATAGGCTTGGTGCGGCCACCGTGAACCTGAAAATTACTTTCTGGTATGACGGCTCGGCCTACAACGGACCCAAGGTCAAGTCCTCGCTGATTCGCATGGTGAAACGGGTGCTTCAGGACCAGGGAATTTCGATGCCCGACGAGGCCAGAGAGATCCTTTTCCCCGAAGGGGTATCGGTTCGCATGCTGGAGGCGCTGCCACCCAAGCACCAGAACGAGTTGCCTAAAGAGACTGTCTCGCCCGTCGGTACCGAGGTGGTCGCCACCGGAGCTGAAGGGAGCCTGGTCAGTGAAGACGAGCAGCTTCGGGAACAGGGCCGCAAATCCAGAATCCCGGAGGAGGGTGAAAACCTATTTGTCGACAATCCAGCACAATGA
- a CDS encoding FG-GAP repeat domain-containing protein yields MPDSLPPLVTVQPQKDDGPIVYWKAPLSPKHRAIVSYMEPTGNILTFRAQGVALESDLSAYADAGTLVTKPGDLGVRGGDSESRVFSLAQAAGNVLQSYTLDQPFMGTKTYSQVPTGVICSSYLTKTNTDGTATGLWLELTGRGETTETTQKFRRMRLDVPRPYYKYNFNADGSIYRDSPSTDMNVAHDMVAWDWNGDGYTDYLVTYLTNPTTWEGKHEHDYKNMKVAAVFVDGKSLYDASLDTTKTVSFWVDATCAFTTGGDVVGGLTNHLPPNSVRTAVGDLDNDGLPEVALYYTQVNGTTGWYSHNNVLKILTIAYDGSRAKFAWKGMGSEVGAWKIQNDSVAVAMGDLDGDGVDELAVLHCNGKVYLDVYKYNPQTKDLEKLVEGVQVGEYFNATETQSSAPGIEASIADLDGDGIGELVWISTNQRTPPGAVYVWDTLKIVQIAVHKWPVTVDEVSGERSAVLHGAGTKKTYRLDDVVGGWTLNYTYPRFSMDTGRFVYPDPPAPSKPLELRKQIGLVTLAPPAGPYYADHNASLYWGVFQWDATEGLQLLGIGRRFDAAKAGNVVPSLVAADLDHESMVLGQPYSYTVTNNIEPLFIIQAPPKHWDEITYEGAPHIMDAFSLLGEYSTSLASETSDSHSTATTHISSGQWSVATDFAIRKGNPFKILPPLFEAGGKYASEQATKHDSKIGETIHVDVDFTAEADDQIQYRKTTHKVYRYPVLFPASQAITDDGSQAFLQYILPIDADVSLSPTPGTAVDWYEPWHNGLNLFSYPRTLEGTRDYPLGGDSKTIDDPWKDINGLVLARSMGTLIGNPDESTWSFTIEDEEKKEDLKSTKHTISSYVNVTPQLDFHVVDIETSVEYDNEYSTANDSITTTDHSTLSQVKASWPGTRDYESPSGRAYWEQEFYADAAVYTSDTGNVSVAYAVSQLYNQNSSLWGPASPYDKAADPALNLPRQYKYDPSSKQWTKPAGVPDLTGRVRGLRFLGIKDRVLPANQVVRANLRVYNYSFVPTGPVTVTFLYEATSGQPDVSKATVLPMAILNPIVSIPGRHKGNSADGYQASDDNWQDVEIDFTTPSGVSTGYLHVVLSTTGGNLNTANDAGNVPVAIQTPATPKSAVMARVADSHSVAEITSGTLKSLQLVTGSLSVRPLLSDGSLGEETTSLWPGQAAVVQVEVLFDDADGVDADGLVGVDVTLLDDKGVVGQRSVPMLLNGIGQTVQMFYTAPRDGGIVPLEMVVTSSSLPPEADYDPEGRSTWTELMVGTP; encoded by the coding sequence GTGCCCGACTCCCTCCCGCCGCTTGTCACGGTCCAGCCCCAGAAGGACGACGGGCCGATCGTGTACTGGAAAGCCCCCCTCAGCCCGAAACACCGGGCGATCGTCTCCTACATGGAGCCGACCGGGAACATCCTCACCTTCCGGGCCCAGGGCGTCGCCTTGGAGAGCGATCTCTCGGCATACGCCGACGCGGGCACACTGGTGACCAAGCCGGGGGATCTGGGCGTCAGGGGCGGCGACAGCGAGAGCCGCGTCTTCTCCCTGGCCCAGGCGGCGGGCAACGTGCTCCAGAGCTACACCCTAGACCAGCCGTTCATGGGAACCAAGACCTACAGCCAGGTGCCCACAGGCGTCATCTGCTCCTCCTACCTGACCAAGACCAACACCGACGGGACCGCGACGGGTTTGTGGCTCGAACTCACGGGGCGGGGCGAGACGACCGAGACGACGCAAAAGTTCCGCCGAATGCGGCTAGATGTGCCGAGGCCCTATTACAAGTACAACTTCAACGCCGACGGCTCCATCTATCGTGATTCTCCCTCCACGGACATGAACGTGGCCCACGACATGGTGGCCTGGGACTGGAACGGCGACGGCTACACTGACTACCTGGTGACCTATCTCACCAACCCGACCACCTGGGAAGGAAAACACGAACACGATTACAAGAACATGAAGGTGGCGGCCGTCTTCGTCGACGGTAAGTCCCTCTACGACGCCAGCCTGGACACGACGAAGACGGTCAGCTTCTGGGTCGACGCGACGTGCGCCTTCACCACCGGAGGCGACGTAGTCGGCGGCCTCACGAACCACCTGCCACCGAATAGCGTGCGCACCGCCGTCGGCGACCTGGACAACGACGGCCTTCCCGAGGTGGCCCTCTACTATACCCAAGTGAACGGAACTACCGGCTGGTACTCACACAACAACGTTCTGAAGATTCTGACCATCGCTTATGACGGAAGCCGAGCGAAGTTTGCCTGGAAGGGCATGGGCAGCGAAGTCGGCGCTTGGAAGATCCAGAACGACAGCGTGGCCGTGGCCATGGGAGATCTCGACGGCGACGGCGTCGACGAGTTGGCCGTGCTTCACTGCAACGGCAAGGTCTACCTCGACGTCTACAAGTACAATCCGCAGACGAAGGATCTCGAAAAACTCGTGGAGGGGGTACAAGTCGGCGAGTACTTCAACGCCACGGAGACCCAATCGAGTGCCCCAGGCATCGAGGCCTCGATCGCCGACCTCGACGGCGACGGCATCGGAGAGTTGGTCTGGATCTCCACGAATCAACGGACTCCGCCCGGCGCCGTCTATGTGTGGGACACCCTGAAGATCGTGCAGATCGCCGTCCACAAGTGGCCGGTCACCGTCGACGAGGTCTCGGGGGAACGGTCTGCCGTCCTCCACGGCGCGGGAACGAAGAAGACGTATCGCCTGGACGACGTCGTCGGCGGCTGGACGCTTAACTACACATATCCCCGCTTTTCCATGGACACCGGGCGCTTCGTCTACCCCGATCCGCCTGCTCCCTCCAAACCTCTAGAGCTGAGAAAGCAGATCGGCCTCGTCACCCTAGCACCTCCTGCGGGTCCCTACTACGCGGACCACAATGCGAGCCTCTATTGGGGCGTCTTCCAGTGGGACGCGACGGAAGGGCTGCAACTGCTCGGTATTGGGCGCCGGTTTGACGCAGCTAAGGCCGGCAATGTCGTCCCCTCCCTCGTCGCAGCGGACCTGGACCACGAGAGCATGGTCCTGGGCCAGCCCTACAGCTACACCGTCACGAACAACATCGAGCCGCTGTTCATCATCCAAGCTCCGCCCAAGCACTGGGACGAGATCACGTATGAGGGTGCGCCCCATATCATGGACGCATTCTCGCTCCTCGGCGAGTACTCAACGTCGCTCGCGAGCGAGACGTCGGACTCCCACTCGACGGCCACGACCCACATCAGCTCGGGCCAGTGGAGCGTAGCGACCGACTTTGCCATCCGCAAGGGGAACCCGTTTAAGATCCTGCCACCGCTCTTCGAGGCAGGAGGCAAGTACGCCAGCGAGCAGGCGACGAAGCACGATTCCAAGATCGGTGAGACGATTCACGTCGATGTCGACTTCACGGCCGAGGCCGACGACCAGATCCAATACCGGAAGACCACGCACAAGGTCTACCGCTACCCCGTCCTCTTCCCTGCCTCCCAGGCGATCACCGACGACGGCTCTCAGGCCTTCCTGCAGTACATCCTTCCCATAGACGCCGACGTATCCCTGTCGCCGACGCCGGGGACGGCTGTCGACTGGTACGAGCCCTGGCACAACGGCCTGAACCTCTTCTCTTACCCTCGCACGCTAGAGGGCACCCGCGACTACCCCCTGGGAGGGGACTCAAAGACCATCGATGACCCGTGGAAGGACATCAACGGCCTCGTCCTGGCCCGGAGCATGGGCACACTCATCGGCAACCCCGACGAGTCGACGTGGAGCTTCACGATCGAAGACGAGGAGAAGAAGGAAGACCTCAAGTCCACGAAGCACACCATCTCGAGCTACGTCAACGTCACGCCTCAGCTCGACTTCCACGTGGTGGATATCGAGACGAGCGTCGAGTACGACAACGAGTACTCTACGGCAAATGACTCGATCACCACGACTGACCACAGCACGCTCAGTCAGGTGAAGGCCTCGTGGCCCGGCACGCGGGACTACGAGAGCCCTTCGGGGAGGGCCTACTGGGAGCAGGAGTTCTACGCCGACGCCGCCGTCTACACCAGCGACACCGGCAACGTCTCTGTCGCCTACGCCGTGAGCCAGCTGTACAACCAGAACTCGAGCCTCTGGGGCCCGGCCTCGCCCTACGACAAGGCGGCCGACCCGGCGCTGAATCTTCCCCGGCAGTACAAGTACGACCCGAGCAGCAAGCAGTGGACGAAGCCCGCGGGCGTCCCCGACCTCACTGGCCGCGTCCGGGGCCTCCGGTTCCTCGGGATCAAGGACCGCGTCCTGCCTGCCAACCAGGTTGTCCGGGCAAACTTGCGGGTCTACAACTACAGCTTCGTCCCGACGGGCCCGGTGACGGTCACCTTCCTGTACGAGGCCACCAGCGGTCAGCCCGACGTCTCCAAGGCCACGGTGCTCCCCATGGCGATCCTGAACCCCATTGTCTCGATCCCCGGTCGTCACAAGGGGAACTCGGCCGACGGGTACCAGGCGTCTGATGACAACTGGCAGGACGTGGAGATCGACTTTACGACCCCGAGCGGGGTGAGCACCGGCTACCTCCATGTGGTCCTCTCGACCACGGGCGGCAACCTCAACACGGCCAATGACGCGGGCAACGTTCCGGTGGCAATCCAGACCCCGGCGACTCCCAAGTCCGCCGTGATGGCCAGGGTGGCCGATTCCCACTCCGTCGCTGAGATCACGTCGGGCACGCTGAAGAGCCTCCAACTGGTCACCGGCTCCCTGTCAGTGCGTCCCCTGCTATCCGACGGTTCACTGGGCGAGGAGACGACCTCCCTTTGGCCGGGCCAGGCGGCCGTGGTCCAGGTGGAGGTGCTCTTCGACGACGCGGACGGCGTCGACGCCGACGGGCTCGTCGGCGTCGATGTCACGCTCCTCGATGACAAGGGCGTCGTGGGGCAGCGCAGCGTTCCGATGCTCCTCAACGGCATAGGCCAGACCGTGCAGATGTTCTACACCGCACCCAGGGACGGTGGGATCGTGCCCCTGGAAATGGTCGTCACCTCGTCCTCCCTGCCTCCCGAGGCCGACTACGACCCCGAGGGGCGAAGCACCTGGACGGAACTTATGGTCGGCACCCCCTGA